DNA sequence from the Bacteroidales bacterium genome:
TGATTTATCCCAATCTGGATAAACAAAGTCAATCATATCTTGAAGTTCTGCTTCCATTATTTCACCAGAATTTACTTGCTCTTTTTCTTTCAAAATATGAATTGTTCTCTTAATTATATCTTCATTCTTGTAAATAAATTTATCAGATTTGTTCCGTCCTTCGAAAACAATGCAGTCGCTTATACCTTTTTCCCGCTTTCTATTAACACGTCCAAATCGTTGAATAAGTGCATCAAGTGGTGCAGGTTCTGTAAAAATAACATCATAATCAATATCTAAACTTACTTCAATTGCTTGAGTTCCAACCAAAAGTCTTACTTCTTTGCCAAAAAGCTGTTTTTCTTTCTTATTTCTGTCATCGGCATTAAAAGAACTATGTAGCAATACTTTATTGTTGCTTTTTAAACTTCTGTAAACTGTTTGTGCCTGTTTTACAGTATTACAGACAGCTAAAACCTTTTTATTTTGATTTAAGCTATTCTGAATTAAGTCCAGATTTTCATCTAATTTCCCTTGTTTTACTATAATTCTGTGTCGCTTAAAGTTTTTATATAATTCTGAGTTTGCTTCAATTGTATTAAAATTACCAATAACTTTTTCTAATTCTTTCCGTAAAAATCCAGGTAATGTTGCTGTCATTATAAAGGTCTTTACATTCAAATATTTTGTCGCAAATTTCAGTAATACAATTATTTGTGCAAATACTTTAGGATTATAGGCATGGATTTCATCAAAGATAAAATAACCACCAGCCCATTCAAATATTCCTTTTTCGAAACCTTTAAGTGCAAAAATATTTTTCAATAGCTGAAAGGGTGTTACGATTTTTAGCGGCATTACTAAATTTTTATACTGCTCTTTTATTTCAGTCTTTTTTTGCTCATCAACCAAATCGTCATCTTCAAACTTATTTTCGATAAATGCAGATAATTTCCCATGTATTAATCCAATTTTTCCGTGAATATCTTTATCCAGTCTTTCAAACATTGCATTGATAGATGCTGTAAAAGGTAAAATATAAAAAACTCGCCCTTTTCCTGTAGTTTTAATTTGATTTTGGAGCCAAAGCAAAGAAGTTTCAGTTTTTCCTGATCCAGTTGGTGCAGTCAAAATAGTATTTCCTGTAATTTCTGGAGCTTTTTGCTGATGATTATAAAATTGAAAGTCTGACTGATATAGGTAATCAAAATCTTTAACCTCAAGGTTATTTATTTGCTTTATTCCTGCTGAAGCTAAATGATCACACTGTTTAAACGCCCCTGCAAGCAAT
Encoded proteins:
- the cas3 gene encoding CRISPR-associated helicase Cas3': MKLLAKSNPEATLQEHINDALLIVDILRESFINIASLIKKHDFWQLLRLSVIFHDLGKSNHEFQKVIKGKPNKWSFQRHELFSLPFVQALNIQNKDFIYYTVAGHHKDYEKLIEKLSEYGEEDDFGLNLDGIEEIPTFEEVFKQNVPIDDVLSLLKEFNINLSKAHIHNPKNVLQQYVRKKFNNFPELIELLLLAGAFKQCDHLASAGIKQINNLEVKDFDYLYQSDFQFYNHQQKAPEITGNTILTAPTGSGKTETSLLWLQNQIKTTGKGRVFYILPFTASINAMFERLDKDIHGKIGLIHGKLSAFIENKFEDDDLVDEQKKTEIKEQYKNLVMPLKIVTPFQLLKNIFALKGFEKGIFEWAGGYFIFDEIHAYNPKVFAQIIVLLKFATKYLNVKTFIMTATLPGFLRKELEKVIGNFNTIEANSELYKNFKRHRIIVKQGKLDENLDLIQNSLNQNKKVLAVCNTVKQAQTVYRSLKSNNKVLLHSSFNADDRNKKEKQLFGKEVRLLVGTQAIEVSLDIDYDVIFTEPAPLDALIQRFGRVNRKREKGISDCIVFEGRNKSDKFIYKNEDIIKRTIHILKEKEQVNSGEIMEAELQDMIDFVYPDWDKSDKEEFDKIYTLLNGFIERDLKPFIYNKKQEEDFYMQFDGIKVLPIKFLSQYQKYLNENKFVKAESLKVQISEKRFYALNYNQAIEEVREVFESLKTHKIKEQKVFVISKKYDSEFGLLIDEDEGYEFDESQNL